From Falco cherrug isolate bFalChe1 chromosome 4, bFalChe1.pri, whole genome shotgun sequence, one genomic window encodes:
- the MLLT1 gene encoding protein ENL isoform X2, with translation MDNQCTVQVKLELGHRAQLRKKPTTEGFTHDWMVFVRGPEQCDIQHFVERVVFRLHESFPKPKRVCKEPPYKVEESGYAGFIMPIEVHFKNKEEPKKVCFTYDLFLNLEGNPPVNHLRCEKLTFNNPTKEFRRKLIKAGGVMVMPEGAETVSRPSPDYPMLPTIPLSAFSDPKKTKPSHGSKDANKESSKASKPHKVTKEHRERPRKDSESKNSSKDLEREQNKPLKDSSRKPTENKLPKEEKAPPKAAFKEPKLAVKETKLENTSPKGGPQPELKSSSKRPSNVESPKPSAKKQKKSSSKGVKNILGTSPRTSSSSYPEKKQTKEMKNAKVEKVKSESEAKEIKKPVEMEESNSEDETSFKSESVQSSPSNSSSSSDSSSDSDFEPSQNHSQGPLRSMVEDLQSEESDDDDSSSGEEAAVKANPVSRDSRLSLSDSDSDNSADSCLPSREPPPGQKLPPANNKASGRKSPESCNKPEKILKKGTYDKIVNLIEETGHFNVTNTTFDFDLFSLDETTVRKLQSYLEAVAT, from the exons ATGGACAATCAG TGCACAGTTCAAGTGAAATTGGAGCTGGGGCACCGAGCCCAACTGCGGAAAAAGCCCACCACTGAAGGGTTTACTCATGACTGGATGGTGTTTGTCCGTGGCCCGGAGCAATGTGACATCCAGCATTTTGTGGAAAGGGTGGTCTTTCGGCTACATGAGAGCTTCCCAAAACCCAAGCGAG TGTGCAAGGAGCCCCCTTACAAAGTGGAGGAGTCTGGCTACGCAGGCTTCATTATGCCTATTGAAGTGCACTTCAAAAATAAG GAGGAGCCAAAAAAGGTTTGTTTCACATACGACCTGTTCTTAAATTTGGAGGGGAATCCACCTGTGAACCACCTTCGTTGTGAGAAACTGACTTTCAACAACCCCACCAAGGAATTCAGACGCAAACTCATTAAGGCTGGAGGG GTAATGGTAATGCCAGAAGGAGCAGAAACTGTTTCAAGGCCAAGTCCTGATTATCCGATGTTACCCACAATACCgctttctgccttctctgatCCCAAAAAGACCAAACCATCCCATGGGTCAAAG GATGCAaacaaggaaagcagcaaggcaTCCAAGCCACACAAAGTAACCAAGGAGCACAGAGAAAGGCCAAGAAAAGACTCTGAGAGCAAAAACTCCTCCAAAGACCttgaaagagaacagaacaagCCTTTGAAGGACTCCTCCAGAAAACCAACTGAGAACAAACTGCCTAAGGAGGAGAAGGCACCTCCAAAAGCTGCTTTCAAGGAACCAAAACTGGCCGTGAAGGAGACCAAACTGGAGAACACTTCTCCAAAGGGTGGGCCGCAGCCGGAGTTAAAGTCTTCCAGCAAGAGGCCCTCCAATGTGGAGTCACCAAAGCCTAgtgccaaaaaacaaaaaaagagtagcTCCAAAGGGGTAAAGAATATCCTTGGGACATCTCCCAGAACCTCGTCTTCCTCATATccagagaagaaacaaaccaagGAGATGAAGAATGCCAAAGTGGAAAAGGTAAAATCAGAAAGTGAGGCCAAGGAGATCAAAAAGCCTGTGGAAATGGAGGAGTCGAATTCAGAGGATGAAACTTCTTTCAAGTCAGAG TCTGTCCAGTCCAGCCCTTCCaactccagctccagctccgaCTCCAGCTCTGACTCTGATTTCGAGCCATCTCAGAACCACAGTCAAG GCCCGCTGCGCTCGATGGTGGAAGATCTGCAGTCAGAGGAGTCAGATGATGATGACAGCTCCTCTGGAGAAGAGGCAGCAGTCAAAGCAAACCCAGTCAGCCGGGATTCCAG aCTGAGCCTTAGTGACAGCGACAGTGATAACAGTGCAGATTCCTGCCTGCCGAGTCGAGAGCCACCTCCTGGCCAGAAACTGCCCCCAGCAAATAACAAG GcatctggaagaaaaagccCAGAGTCCTGTAACAAGCCAGAGAAGATCCTGAAGAAGGGAACATACGACAAG ATTGTAAATCTCATTGAGGAAACCGGGCATTTTAATGTTACCAACACAACCTTTGACTTTGACCTCTTCTCCTTGGATGAGACAACCGTCCGTAAGCTGCAGAGCTACTTGGAAGCAGTAGCGACATGA
- the MLLT1 gene encoding protein ENL isoform X1 encodes MDNQCTVQVKLELGHRAQLRKKPTTEGFTHDWMVFVRGPEQCDIQHFVERVVFRLHESFPKPKRVCKEPPYKVEESGYAGFIMPIEVHFKNKEEPKKVCFTYDLFLNLEGNPPVNHLRCEKLTFNNPTKEFRRKLIKAGGVMVMPEGAETVSRPSPDYPMLPTIPLSAFSDPKKTKPSHGSKDANKESSKASKPHKVTKEHRERPRKDSESKNSSKDLEREQNKPLKDSSRKPTENKLPKEEKAPPKAAFKEPKLAVKETKLENTSPKGGPQPELKSSSKRPSNVESPKPSAKKQKKSSSKGVKNILGTSPRTSSSSYPEKKQTKEMKNAKVEKVKSESEAKEIKKPVEMEESNSEDETSFKSESVQSSPSNSSSSSDSSSDSDFEPSQNHSQGPLRSMVEDLQSEESDDDDSSSGEEAAVKANPVSRDSRLSLSDSDSDNSADSCLPSREPPPGQKLPPANNKASGRKSPESCNKPEKILKKGTYDKAYTDELVELHRRLMALRERNVLQQIVNLIEETGHFNVTNTTFDFDLFSLDETTVRKLQSYLEAVAT; translated from the exons ATGGACAATCAG TGCACAGTTCAAGTGAAATTGGAGCTGGGGCACCGAGCCCAACTGCGGAAAAAGCCCACCACTGAAGGGTTTACTCATGACTGGATGGTGTTTGTCCGTGGCCCGGAGCAATGTGACATCCAGCATTTTGTGGAAAGGGTGGTCTTTCGGCTACATGAGAGCTTCCCAAAACCCAAGCGAG TGTGCAAGGAGCCCCCTTACAAAGTGGAGGAGTCTGGCTACGCAGGCTTCATTATGCCTATTGAAGTGCACTTCAAAAATAAG GAGGAGCCAAAAAAGGTTTGTTTCACATACGACCTGTTCTTAAATTTGGAGGGGAATCCACCTGTGAACCACCTTCGTTGTGAGAAACTGACTTTCAACAACCCCACCAAGGAATTCAGACGCAAACTCATTAAGGCTGGAGGG GTAATGGTAATGCCAGAAGGAGCAGAAACTGTTTCAAGGCCAAGTCCTGATTATCCGATGTTACCCACAATACCgctttctgccttctctgatCCCAAAAAGACCAAACCATCCCATGGGTCAAAG GATGCAaacaaggaaagcagcaaggcaTCCAAGCCACACAAAGTAACCAAGGAGCACAGAGAAAGGCCAAGAAAAGACTCTGAGAGCAAAAACTCCTCCAAAGACCttgaaagagaacagaacaagCCTTTGAAGGACTCCTCCAGAAAACCAACTGAGAACAAACTGCCTAAGGAGGAGAAGGCACCTCCAAAAGCTGCTTTCAAGGAACCAAAACTGGCCGTGAAGGAGACCAAACTGGAGAACACTTCTCCAAAGGGTGGGCCGCAGCCGGAGTTAAAGTCTTCCAGCAAGAGGCCCTCCAATGTGGAGTCACCAAAGCCTAgtgccaaaaaacaaaaaaagagtagcTCCAAAGGGGTAAAGAATATCCTTGGGACATCTCCCAGAACCTCGTCTTCCTCATATccagagaagaaacaaaccaagGAGATGAAGAATGCCAAAGTGGAAAAGGTAAAATCAGAAAGTGAGGCCAAGGAGATCAAAAAGCCTGTGGAAATGGAGGAGTCGAATTCAGAGGATGAAACTTCTTTCAAGTCAGAG TCTGTCCAGTCCAGCCCTTCCaactccagctccagctccgaCTCCAGCTCTGACTCTGATTTCGAGCCATCTCAGAACCACAGTCAAG GCCCGCTGCGCTCGATGGTGGAAGATCTGCAGTCAGAGGAGTCAGATGATGATGACAGCTCCTCTGGAGAAGAGGCAGCAGTCAAAGCAAACCCAGTCAGCCGGGATTCCAG aCTGAGCCTTAGTGACAGCGACAGTGATAACAGTGCAGATTCCTGCCTGCCGAGTCGAGAGCCACCTCCTGGCCAGAAACTGCCCCCAGCAAATAACAAG GcatctggaagaaaaagccCAGAGTCCTGTAACAAGCCAGAGAAGATCCTGAAGAAGGGAACATACGACAAG GCCTACACTGATGAATTAGTGGAGCTTCACAGGCGACTAATGGCACTACGAGAGCGCAATGTGCTACAGCAG ATTGTAAATCTCATTGAGGAAACCGGGCATTTTAATGTTACCAACACAACCTTTGACTTTGACCTCTTCTCCTTGGATGAGACAACCGTCCGTAAGCTGCAGAGCTACTTGGAAGCAGTAGCGACATGA